Proteins encoded within one genomic window of Oncorhynchus nerka isolate Pitt River linkage group LG9b, Oner_Uvic_2.0, whole genome shotgun sequence:
- the LOC115114014 gene encoding solute carrier family 22 member 14-like has product MADFGEILRSIGDFGLFQKLILLGLCFPNLVLPFHLASLIFIQSDPERHCNTDWILRAGSNLSSEEQLNLTVPQQEDGTFSRCLMFTPVDWDIDIIREHGLNQTTDCQNGWEYNNIVYEATIVTDFDLVCGKANGVGLAQTVFMAGILLGSLLFGPFAESFGRQRATQIPMVIMLIFTVTTGLSPNFYLYMASQFLVGIALGGFRINCIVLATEWVGVTKRSYGSCLSQTFGGVGQCILAGMIFFIRDWRLAQFVMAVPIAVVAVYIWFIPESARWLLEQGKTEEAKKLILRVAAINKRTVPDTILEKVKCMI; this is encoded by the exons ATGGCTGATTTTGGcgagatcctgaggtccattggAGACTTTGGATTATTCCAGAAGCTCATACTATTGGGACTATGCTTCCCGAATCTTGTCCTGCCTTTCCACCTGGCCAGTTTGATTTTCATCCAGTCAGACCCTGAGCGCCACTGTAACACTGACTGGATACTTAGAGCTGGTTCCAATCTGAGCAGTGAGGAACAGCTGAATCTGACCGTGCCCCAGCAGGAGGATGGAACCTTCAGTAGGTGCCTGATGTTTACCCCTGTAGACTGGGACATTGACATCATCAGGGAGCATGGACTCAATCAGACCACTGACTGCCAGAATGGATGGGAGTACAACAATATAGTGTATGAAGCCACCATAGTCACTGAT TTTGATCTTGTCTGTGGCAAAGCTAACGGTGTCGGACTTGCACAAACTGTGTTCATGGCTGGCATTCTTCTTGGTTCACTCTTGTTTGGACCTTTTGCTGAATC ATTTGGTCGCCAACGAGCAACTCAGATACCCATGGTTATTATGCTCATTTTTACTGTAACGACAGGCTTGTCTCCAAACTTTTATTTGTATATGGCATCCCAGTTTTTAGTAGGGATCGCATTAGGTGGATTTCGAATCAACTGCATTGTATTAG CAACTGAATGGGTCGGAGTGACAAAACGTTCTTATGGGTCTTGTTTGAGTCAGACGTTCGGTGGAGTTGGCCAGTGCATCCTTGCTGGCATGATCTTCTTCATCCGAGACTGGAGACTTGCTCAGTTTGTCATGGCTGTACCAATAGCAGTGGTCGCAGTGTACATATG GTTTATTCCTGAATCAGCCAGGTGGTTATTGGAACAGGGGAAAACAGAGGAAGCTAAGAAGTTGATACTCAGGGTAGCAGCCATCAACAAACGCACAGTTCCAGATACAATTCTAGAGAAGGTAAAGTGCATGATTTAG